A genomic window from Streptomyces sp. NBC_00234 includes:
- a CDS encoding amino acid permease, whose translation MTATAPPGVRQDEAGTGPRDSVALAGFGYQQELHRTMGRYASFAAGFSFISVLTTVFQFFAFGFSFGGAAFFWTWPVVLVGQLLVAACFAELAARYPLSGAIYQWATRLSSPAFGWFAGWIMVIGQIVVVAAAALALQVVLPAIWSGFQLLGGDPAPTTPTGAANAALLAVVLLVLTTTVNLLDNRIMSAVNRVGVTAEIIGAVLIVVLLFTHAERGPGITLHTGGQGGAIGALLVGSFTAAYVLIGFDSAGEMSEETRSPRRTAPRTILLALASAGVLGGLLVLGGVLAAPDLTDGRLATEGLSYVLTSSLGDGVGRALLADVAVAIAVATLAIQTSGSRMLFSMARDGVLPCSALLSRVSPRTGMPAAPALLVGVAAAALGLLNLASPEAFLAIGTTCIAMLYLAYTMVTGPMLWQRLRGAPVAPADGPLHDETGRPLFSLGRWGLPVNALAFVYGVGMTVNLAWPRAAVYDPAGGHWYFQWFTVLFLAVTVALGAVYRTGRARKVTSTLAG comes from the coding sequence ATGACTGCCACCGCACCACCCGGAGTACGGCAGGACGAGGCCGGGACCGGCCCGCGCGACTCGGTCGCGCTGGCCGGTTTCGGCTACCAGCAGGAGTTGCACCGGACCATGGGGCGGTACGCCTCGTTCGCCGCCGGGTTCTCCTTCATCTCCGTCCTCACCACGGTCTTCCAGTTCTTCGCGTTCGGTTTCTCCTTCGGCGGCGCCGCCTTCTTCTGGACCTGGCCCGTAGTCCTCGTCGGGCAGCTCCTGGTCGCCGCCTGCTTCGCCGAACTCGCCGCCCGTTACCCCTTGTCGGGCGCGATCTACCAGTGGGCGACACGGCTCAGCAGCCCGGCGTTCGGCTGGTTCGCGGGCTGGATCATGGTGATCGGGCAGATCGTCGTGGTCGCCGCCGCGGCGCTGGCGCTCCAGGTCGTACTCCCCGCGATCTGGTCGGGCTTCCAGCTGCTGGGCGGCGATCCGGCCCCGACCACACCGACGGGCGCGGCCAACGCCGCGCTCCTCGCGGTGGTGCTGCTCGTCCTCACCACGACGGTGAATCTGCTCGACAACCGGATCATGTCGGCCGTCAACCGGGTCGGGGTCACGGCCGAGATCATCGGAGCCGTCCTCATCGTCGTCCTGCTGTTCACGCACGCCGAGCGGGGCCCCGGCATCACCCTGCACACCGGCGGCCAGGGCGGCGCGATCGGCGCGCTGCTGGTCGGCTCGTTCACGGCGGCGTACGTCCTGATCGGGTTCGACAGCGCGGGCGAGATGAGCGAGGAGACCCGCTCCCCGCGCCGGACCGCACCCCGCACGATCCTGCTCGCGCTGGCATCGGCGGGCGTACTCGGCGGGCTCCTGGTCCTCGGCGGCGTCCTGGCCGCGCCGGACCTCACCGACGGCAGGCTGGCCACGGAGGGGCTCTCCTACGTGCTGACCAGCAGCCTCGGCGACGGGGTCGGCCGCGCGCTGCTCGCCGATGTCGCGGTGGCCATCGCCGTAGCCACGCTGGCCATCCAGACGTCCGGGTCCCGGATGCTCTTCTCGATGGCGCGGGACGGTGTGCTGCCCTGCTCGGCCCTGCTGTCCAGGGTCTCGCCCCGCACCGGGATGCCCGCCGCGCCCGCGCTGCTGGTCGGCGTCGCCGCTGCCGCGCTCGGCCTGCTGAATCTCGCGTCGCCCGAGGCGTTCCTCGCGATCGGCACCACCTGCATCGCGATGCTCTACCTGGCCTACACGATGGTCACGGGCCCGATGCTGTGGCAGAGGCTCCGGGGCGCCCCCGTCGCCCCGGCGGACGGCCCGCTCCACGACGAGACGGGCCGGCCGCTCTTCTCCCTGGGCCGGTGGGGACTGCCGGTCAACGCGCTGGCCTTCGTGTACGGCGTGGGCATGACCGTCAATCTGGCCTGGCCACGGGCCGCGGTGTACGACCCGGCGGGCGGCCACTGGTACTTCCAGTGGTTCACGGTGCTGTTCCTGGCGGTGACCGTGGCCCTGGGAGCGGTCTACCGGACCGGCCGCGCCCGGAAGGTCACCTCTACGCTGGCCGGATGA
- a CDS encoding ADP-ribosylglycohydrolase family protein, whose amino-acid sequence MNRTDRAVGAVVGSAVGDALGAPFEFGAAGVFTERFPDGVGTMCGGGGWDPGEATDDTQMAVLVGESLLERAGLDLPDIFDRFRRWAAGDPKDIGLQTEDVLTSGEPWDLAAALHFQINGRAAGNGSLMRATPPAVHFARAGRTPTMDAARRIAALTHGDRAAWEGTAVFHELVRIALDGGDPLAAVPETLAEVHADHRARWAVVLAPDWHPDDATEFNGAVWPCLGTALWALRTTRTYESALAAAVDVGGDTDTVAAVTGGLAGAVYGADAIPERWTRPLHVPLPGSGGRVLRAAELASLARKLNGDEAPAVDSNPWTDPKATHKG is encoded by the coding sequence ATGAACCGAACGGACCGGGCCGTGGGAGCCGTCGTCGGCTCGGCGGTGGGCGACGCGCTGGGCGCACCCTTCGAGTTCGGCGCGGCAGGCGTCTTCACGGAGCGCTTCCCCGACGGCGTCGGCACGATGTGCGGGGGCGGCGGCTGGGACCCCGGCGAGGCCACCGACGACACACAGATGGCGGTCCTGGTCGGGGAATCCCTGCTGGAGCGTGCGGGGCTGGACCTGCCCGACATCTTCGACCGGTTCCGTCGCTGGGCGGCGGGCGACCCGAAGGACATCGGCCTCCAGACGGAGGACGTGCTGACGAGCGGGGAGCCCTGGGACCTGGCGGCGGCGCTCCACTTCCAGATCAACGGGCGGGCGGCGGGGAACGGTTCGCTGATGCGGGCCACCCCGCCCGCCGTCCACTTCGCGCGGGCGGGCCGGACGCCGACGATGGACGCGGCCCGGCGGATCGCGGCGCTGACGCACGGCGACCGGGCGGCCTGGGAGGGCACGGCCGTCTTCCACGAACTGGTACGGATCGCCCTGGACGGAGGCGACCCGCTCGCCGCCGTCCCGGAGACCCTCGCGGAGGTCCACGCCGACCACCGCGCCCGCTGGGCGGTGGTCCTGGCACCCGACTGGCACCCGGACGACGCGACGGAGTTCAACGGCGCGGTGTGGCCCTGCCTCGGCACGGCCCTGTGGGCGCTGCGTACGACCCGTACGTACGAGAGCGCCCTGGCGGCGGCCGTCGACGTGGGCGGCGACACCGACACCGTGGCGGCGGTGACGGGCGGCCTGGCGGGCGCGGTGTACGGGGCGGACGCGATCCCGGAGCGCTGGACCCGGCCGCTGCACGTCCCACTGCCGGGCTCGGGCGGCCGGGTGCTGCGGGCGGCGGAGCTGGCCTCGCTGGCCCGGAAGTTGAACGGGGACGAGGCCCCGGCGGTGGATTCGAATCCTTGGACCGACCCGAAAGCTACACATAAGGGATAG
- a CDS encoding SPW repeat protein yields MSNVSHTGSDLRGHPDVSEMQARYDRMLGGRDVALVDAPVLLVGLYCAVSPWVLHFTASQPALVAHNLVLGIAIAVLALGFTVMPERMYGLSWAICAIGAWLIVSAWVVGSSPDTGVILNNVIVGALTVVLGMACAATAMRSTKS; encoded by the coding sequence ATGAGTAACGTCTCGCACACCGGGAGCGACCTACGCGGTCACCCCGATGTCTCCGAAATGCAAGCACGGTACGACCGCATGCTCGGCGGCCGAGACGTGGCCCTCGTGGACGCACCGGTACTCCTGGTCGGTCTGTACTGCGCCGTCTCGCCGTGGGTGCTGCACTTCACGGCGAGCCAGCCCGCTCTCGTGGCGCACAACCTCGTCCTGGGCATCGCGATCGCGGTGCTGGCACTCGGGTTCACCGTGATGCCGGAGCGGATGTACGGACTGAGCTGGGCCATCTGCGCCATCGGCGCCTGGCTCATCGTGTCGGCGTGGGTCGTGGGCTCCAGCCCGGACACCGGGGTCATCCTCAACAACGTCATCGTCGGCGCCCTGACCGTCGTGCTGGGCATGGCCTGCGCGGCCACGGCGATGAGAAGCACCAAGAGCTGA
- a CDS encoding TetR/AcrR family transcriptional regulator, whose protein sequence is MSTTGRRVGRPRAQQRPDSGLSAREELLSAAAELFTTRGYAATTTRAVAERAGMRQATMYHYVAGKEDLLAELLESTVTPSLALARQLLAEDGASAEARLWELCRSDVALLCGGPYNLGALYVLPEVRAERFAGFHRVRAELKEAYGQLLVATRAGAEFDKTEVELRTDLVFGLIEGVILVHRSDPQRPVAAFAEATADAALRIAGAAGGGAGGRA, encoded by the coding sequence ATGTCCACCACCGGGAGACGGGTCGGCCGGCCGCGCGCGCAGCAGCGGCCCGACAGCGGGCTGTCCGCGCGCGAGGAACTGCTGTCGGCCGCCGCCGAGCTGTTCACCACCCGCGGGTACGCGGCGACGACCACCAGGGCCGTCGCGGAGCGCGCGGGCATGCGGCAGGCGACGATGTACCACTACGTGGCCGGCAAGGAGGATCTGCTCGCGGAACTCCTGGAGTCGACGGTCACTCCGTCACTGGCGCTCGCCCGGCAGCTTCTCGCCGAGGACGGGGCCTCCGCGGAGGCGCGGCTGTGGGAACTGTGCCGCTCGGACGTGGCGCTGCTGTGCGGTGGCCCGTACAACCTGGGCGCGCTGTACGTACTTCCCGAGGTGCGTGCCGAACGGTTCGCGGGATTCCACCGTGTGCGGGCGGAACTCAAGGAGGCGTACGGGCAGTTGCTCGTGGCCACCCGGGCGGGCGCGGAGTTCGACAAGACGGAGGTGGAACTGCGCACCGATCTGGTCTTCGGGCTGATCGAGGGCGTGATCCTGGTGCACCGCTCGGACCCGCAGCGCCCGGTGGCGGCGTTCGCCGAGGCGACGGCGGACGCGGCGCTGCGGATCGCGGGCGCCGCGGGTGGTGGCGCGGGGGGCCGGGCCTGA
- a CDS encoding urea amidolyase associated protein UAAP1, whose amino-acid sequence MATATTYGARDHARAQHGTRTEAMPVVPAGDWPAALPGTPVWAETVAGGNYTHRVLARGTEMRLTDLAGDACAHLLLLVDGRPWERLNTADTVKVQWNAYLGAGRLLLSDQGRVLASVTADSSGRHDALCGTSTLRRNTARYGDGTPQSASPAGRELLKLAAAKHGLEPRDLPASLSFFQGVEVREDGALDFTGSAGPGTAVTLRAEQDLTVLIANVPHPLDPRPAYTSTPLEVLAWRARPTAPGDPLWDATPEGHRAFLNTLDFLTARGLA is encoded by the coding sequence ATGGCGACAGCGACGACATACGGGGCCCGGGACCACGCCCGCGCCCAGCACGGCACCCGGACCGAGGCCATGCCCGTGGTCCCCGCCGGCGACTGGCCCGCGGCGCTTCCCGGCACACCGGTCTGGGCCGAGACGGTCGCGGGCGGCAACTACACCCACCGCGTCCTCGCCCGCGGTACGGAGATGCGGCTCACCGACCTCGCGGGCGACGCCTGCGCGCATCTGCTCCTCCTCGTCGACGGGCGCCCCTGGGAACGGCTCAACACCGCCGACACGGTCAAGGTGCAGTGGAACGCCTACCTGGGTGCCGGTCGGCTGCTCCTCTCCGACCAGGGACGGGTGCTCGCCTCGGTGACCGCCGATTCCTCTGGCCGCCACGACGCGCTGTGCGGCACCTCGACGCTGCGGCGCAACACCGCGCGGTACGGGGACGGCACACCGCAGTCGGCCTCCCCCGCCGGACGTGAGCTCCTGAAGCTCGCCGCCGCCAAGCACGGCCTGGAGCCGCGCGATCTGCCGGCCTCGCTCTCCTTCTTCCAGGGAGTGGAGGTACGGGAGGACGGCGCCCTGGACTTCACCGGCTCCGCGGGGCCCGGCACCGCCGTGACGCTCCGCGCCGAGCAGGACCTGACCGTACTGATCGCGAACGTGCCCCACCCGCTGGACCCGCGCCCCGCCTACACCAGCACCCCGCTGGAGGTACTGGCCTGGCGGGCACGGCCCACCGCGCCGGGCGACCCGCTCTGGGACGCCACCCCGGAGGGCCACCGCGCCTTCCTCAACACGCTCGACTTCCTCACCGCCAGGGGGCTCGCATGA
- a CDS encoding urea amidolyase associated protein UAAP2 — MTDVRSTTVIPARGAWSSVVRAGEELTLTDLHGNQAVDFLVYDAHDTAVRYSAPDTLQAQGGIFLTTGSVLMSGEHTPLMTVTEDTCGRHDTLGGACSKESNTLRYGHHTWSQHACVDNFLAAGARHGLGKRDLVSNINWYMNVPVEKDGTLGIVDGLSAPGLKVTLRAETDVLVLVSNCPQINNPCNGFDPTAVEATIAGSAVSGAGR, encoded by the coding sequence ATGACCGATGTCCGTTCCACGACCGTCATTCCCGCCCGCGGCGCCTGGTCCTCGGTCGTCCGCGCCGGCGAGGAGCTCACCCTCACCGACCTCCACGGCAACCAGGCCGTCGACTTCCTCGTCTACGACGCCCACGACACGGCCGTCCGCTACAGCGCCCCGGACACCCTCCAGGCCCAGGGCGGCATCTTCCTCACCACCGGGAGCGTCCTCATGTCCGGTGAGCACACCCCGCTGATGACGGTCACCGAGGACACCTGCGGACGCCACGACACGCTCGGCGGTGCCTGCTCCAAGGAGTCCAACACCCTGCGCTACGGCCACCACACCTGGTCGCAGCACGCCTGCGTGGACAACTTCCTGGCGGCGGGCGCCCGGCACGGCCTCGGCAAGCGCGACCTCGTGTCCAACATCAACTGGTACATGAACGTGCCGGTGGAGAAGGACGGCACGCTCGGCATCGTGGACGGCCTCTCGGCCCCCGGACTGAAGGTCACCCTGCGCGCCGAGACGGACGTGCTGGTCCTGGTCTCCAACTGCCCGCAGATCAACAACCCGTGCAACGGCTTCGACCCCACCGCGGTCGAGGCCACCATCGCCGGGTCCGCCGTCAGCGGGGCCGGCCGATGA
- a CDS encoding 5-oxoprolinase/urea amidolyase family protein, with translation MTFDTLLVANRGEIAVRIIRTARRLGLRTVAVFSDADRAAPHVRLADEAVRLGPAPAKESYLDADLVLKAAKDTGAGAIHPGYGFLSEDAEFARRCEDAGIVFVGPTAAQLDLFGAKHTARAAAEKAGVPLAPGTGLLAGPEAALAAAETIGYPVMLKATGGGGGIGMSACRSAAELSDAWERVQRVAGASFSSAGLFLERLVEHARHVEVQVFGDGQGRVVTFGDRDCSLQRRNQKVLEEAPAPGLPDRVRASLSRAARELCASVGYRSAGTVEFVYDAACEEAYFLEVNTRLQVEHPVTEEIFGVDLVEWMLRLAQGDTDVVREPGAPHGHAVEARVYAEDPSRDHRPGAGLLTRVAFPGASGVRVDTWIETGTEVTTSYDPMLAKVVVRGDDRADALARLDSALAATRIDGIETNLGLVRAALADDRVRAATHSTATLATVTDPTPRIEVVSGGTLTTVQDWPGRTGYWQVGVPPSGPMDDLSFRLGNTALGNDPGAPGLECTLQGPTLRFSHPTAVCVTGAPAPVTIDGEPVAQWEPLTVPAGATLAVGAPAGHGLRTYVLFAGGGLDVPEFLGSSATFTLGGFGGHGGRALRTGDVLHGGTADHTGGPVPEAERPVLGTAWRIGAAEGPHAAPEFFTEEDVLDFYAADWKVHFNSARTGVRLIGPKPRWARTDGGEAGLHPSNIHDTPYSVGAVDYTGDMPVLLGPDGPSLGGFVCPATVVTGERWKLGQLRPGDTVRFAPVTVTGAPRPEIVDGGILFQDATRTYRRSGDDNVLVEYGPMQLDLALRMRVHALMEALAAESVPGVTGLTPGIRSLQVQTDPAALSQERLLELLHRTEAALPPTDALVVPSRTVHLPLSWDDPATREAIARYMAGVRDDAPWCPWNIEFIRRVNGLESVDDVYRTVFDAEYLVLGLGDVYLGAPVATPLDPRHRLVTTKYNPARTWTAENSVGIGGAYLCVYGMEGPGGYQFVGRTTQVWSGWQQRGAFEAGSPWLLRFFDRIKWYPVEADELLELRADITSGRFVPKIEEGEFSLAEYQAFLAGNAESIAAFRAGQSTAFSAERSAWEEAGEFTRAEAAAEPAPAPDEVAVPPGSHLLEAEFAASVWQLNVAQGDTVTAGQPLLALEAMKMESRVHAPASGTVTRILTRPGAQVEPGTPLLILTP, from the coding sequence ATGACCTTCGACACCCTGCTGGTCGCCAATCGCGGCGAGATCGCCGTCCGCATCATCCGCACCGCCCGTCGCCTCGGGCTGCGTACGGTCGCCGTCTTCTCCGACGCCGACCGCGCGGCACCCCACGTACGCCTCGCCGACGAGGCCGTACGCCTCGGTCCCGCGCCCGCCAAGGAGTCGTACCTCGACGCCGATCTGGTCCTCAAGGCCGCAAAGGACACCGGGGCCGGTGCCATCCACCCGGGCTACGGATTCCTCTCCGAGGACGCGGAGTTCGCCCGGCGCTGCGAGGACGCGGGCATCGTCTTCGTCGGCCCGACCGCCGCGCAGCTCGACCTGTTCGGCGCCAAGCACACCGCACGCGCCGCGGCCGAGAAAGCGGGTGTCCCGCTCGCCCCCGGCACCGGCCTGCTGGCCGGCCCGGAGGCCGCCCTGGCGGCGGCGGAGACCATCGGCTATCCGGTGATGCTGAAGGCGACGGGAGGCGGCGGCGGCATCGGAATGTCGGCGTGCCGGTCCGCCGCCGAACTGTCCGACGCCTGGGAGCGGGTGCAGCGCGTCGCCGGGGCCTCGTTCTCCTCGGCGGGCCTCTTCCTGGAGCGGCTCGTCGAGCACGCCCGCCATGTCGAGGTGCAGGTCTTCGGCGACGGACAGGGCAGGGTCGTCACCTTCGGCGACCGCGACTGCTCCCTCCAGCGCCGCAACCAGAAGGTCCTGGAGGAGGCCCCGGCCCCCGGCCTCCCCGACCGTGTCCGCGCCTCGCTCTCCCGGGCCGCCCGTGAGCTGTGCGCCTCGGTCGGCTACCGCTCGGCCGGCACGGTGGAGTTCGTGTACGACGCCGCGTGCGAGGAGGCGTACTTCCTGGAGGTCAACACCCGCCTCCAGGTGGAACACCCGGTCACCGAGGAGATCTTCGGCGTCGACCTCGTCGAGTGGATGCTGCGCCTGGCCCAGGGCGACACGGATGTCGTGCGCGAACCGGGCGCACCGCACGGCCATGCCGTCGAGGCACGCGTCTACGCCGAGGACCCGTCCCGCGACCACCGGCCGGGCGCGGGTCTGCTGACCCGCGTCGCGTTCCCCGGAGCCAGCGGCGTGCGCGTGGACACCTGGATCGAGACGGGGACGGAGGTGACGACCTCGTACGACCCGATGCTGGCCAAGGTCGTCGTACGGGGGGACGACCGCGCCGACGCCCTCGCCCGTCTGGACTCCGCCCTCGCGGCCACCCGGATCGACGGCATCGAGACGAATCTGGGCCTGGTCCGTGCCGCCCTCGCCGACGACCGGGTCCGTGCCGCCACCCACTCCACGGCCACGCTCGCCACCGTCACCGACCCGACCCCCCGGATCGAGGTCGTGTCGGGCGGCACCCTGACCACGGTGCAGGACTGGCCGGGCCGCACGGGCTACTGGCAGGTCGGCGTACCGCCGTCGGGCCCGATGGACGACCTCTCCTTCCGGCTCGGCAACACCGCGCTGGGCAACGACCCCGGCGCCCCCGGCCTCGAATGCACCCTCCAGGGCCCCACTCTGCGCTTCAGTCATCCGACGGCGGTCTGCGTCACCGGCGCCCCGGCACCGGTGACGATCGACGGGGAGCCGGTGGCGCAGTGGGAGCCGCTGACCGTCCCCGCGGGCGCCACCCTCGCCGTCGGTGCTCCGGCCGGACACGGCCTGCGTACGTACGTCCTGTTCGCGGGCGGCGGCCTGGACGTGCCCGAGTTCCTGGGCAGTTCGGCGACCTTCACCCTCGGCGGCTTCGGCGGTCACGGCGGGCGCGCCCTGCGCACGGGCGACGTCCTGCACGGCGGCACGGCGGACCACACCGGCGGCCCCGTCCCGGAGGCCGAGCGGCCCGTCCTCGGCACCGCGTGGCGGATCGGCGCGGCCGAAGGCCCGCACGCCGCACCGGAGTTCTTCACCGAGGAGGACGTACTCGACTTCTACGCGGCCGACTGGAAGGTCCACTTCAACTCCGCCAGGACCGGGGTCCGCCTCATCGGCCCCAAGCCGCGCTGGGCCCGTACCGACGGGGGCGAGGCCGGCCTCCACCCCTCCAACATCCACGACACCCCGTACTCGGTGGGCGCCGTCGACTACACCGGCGACATGCCGGTCCTGCTCGGCCCGGACGGGCCCTCGCTGGGCGGTTTCGTCTGCCCGGCGACGGTGGTGACCGGTGAACGCTGGAAGCTCGGACAGCTGCGTCCCGGCGACACGGTGCGCTTCGCGCCGGTGACCGTCACGGGCGCTCCCCGTCCGGAGATCGTCGACGGCGGCATCCTCTTCCAGGACGCGACGCGTACGTACCGGCGCAGCGGCGACGACAACGTCCTGGTCGAGTACGGCCCGATGCAGCTCGACCTGGCCCTGCGCATGCGGGTCCACGCCCTGATGGAGGCCCTGGCGGCCGAGTCCGTTCCCGGCGTCACCGGTCTCACGCCGGGCATCCGTTCCCTCCAGGTCCAGACGGACCCGGCGGCCCTCTCCCAGGAGCGGCTCCTGGAGCTGCTGCACCGGACCGAGGCCGCTCTCCCGCCGACCGACGCCCTGGTGGTCCCCTCCCGCACCGTGCATCTGCCGCTGTCCTGGGACGACCCGGCCACCCGCGAGGCCATCGCCCGCTACATGGCGGGGGTCCGGGACGACGCGCCCTGGTGCCCGTGGAACATCGAGTTCATCCGCCGGGTCAATGGCCTGGAATCGGTCGACGACGTGTACCGCACGGTGTTCGACGCGGAGTATCTGGTGCTGGGCCTCGGCGACGTCTATCTGGGCGCGCCCGTCGCGACTCCCCTGGATCCGCGCCACCGCCTGGTCACCACGAAGTACAACCCCGCCCGCACCTGGACCGCGGAGAACTCGGTGGGCATCGGCGGCGCCTACCTCTGCGTCTACGGGATGGAGGGGCCGGGCGGCTACCAGTTCGTGGGCCGTACGACGCAGGTGTGGTCGGGCTGGCAGCAGCGCGGCGCCTTCGAGGCGGGCTCTCCGTGGCTGCTGCGGTTCTTCGACCGCATCAAGTGGTATCCGGTCGAGGCCGACGAACTCCTTGAGCTGCGCGCGGACATCACGTCCGGTCGCTTCGTACCGAAGATCGAGGAGGGCGAGTTCTCGCTGGCGGAGTACCAGGCGTTCCTCGCCGGGAACGCCGAGTCGATCGCCGCGTTCCGGGCCGGACAGAGCACGGCGTTCTCGGCCGAGCGGTCGGCCTGGGAGGAGGCGGGCGAGTTCACCCGCGCCGAGGCGGCGGCCGAGCCGGCGCCCGCCCCCGACGAGGTGGCCGTCCCCCCGGGCAGCCACCTGCTGGAGGCGGAGTTCGCCGCCTCCGTATGGCAGCTGAACGTGGCTCAGGGGGACACCGTGACGGCGGGGCAGCCGCTCCTGGCGCTGGAGGCGATGAAGATGGAGTCCCGTGTGCACGCCCCGGCCTCCGGCACGGTCACCCGCATCCTCACCCGGCCGGGCGCTCAGGTGGAGCCCGGAACCCC